One Vigna unguiculata cultivar IT97K-499-35 chromosome 11, ASM411807v1, whole genome shotgun sequence DNA window includes the following coding sequences:
- the LOC114170635 gene encoding uncharacterized protein LOC114170635 → MSKRARSPRLEVTLNLSPPRAATSVVSSSDLSSDSSSTSSQVSVQSLESSCVSCEAEETRAMLLVGCPRCLMYVMLSEVDPKCPKCKSTVLLDFLNNEENNKKIH, encoded by the coding sequence ATGAGCAAAAGAGCAAGGAGTCCAAGGTTGGAAGTGACGCTGAACCTGTCCCCTCCAAGGGCAGCAACCTCGGTGGTGTCTTCTTCGGATCTCTCATCGGATTCTTCTTCCACTTCGTCGCAGGTTTCTGTCCAATCGTTGGAGAGTTCGTGCGTGTCTTGTGAAGCTGAAGAAACAAGGGCCATGCTTCTCGTAGGTTGTCCTCGCTGTCTCATGTATGTTATGTTGTCTGAGGTTGATCCCAAATGCCCAAAGTGCAAGAGTACTGTGTTGCTTGACTTCCTCAACAATGAAGAAAACAATAAGAAGATTCATTAA